The following proteins are encoded in a genomic region of Triticum dicoccoides isolate Atlit2015 ecotype Zavitan chromosome 1B, WEW_v2.0, whole genome shotgun sequence:
- the LOC119318482 gene encoding uncharacterized protein LOC119318482: MAGAAGATPPLLPGLPDEIAIWEILVRLPPKSVLRSRAVSPAWRRVTSTRGFLLSHHARQPALPLQYTHSIVADGGESLDVVPFDHRAGVAAADRFQCVARLQRAPHFYHAPRFYLEASCDGLLVLSFGFDDICICNLATRQYAPLQQVHGFSPVELYPHPSTGEYRLLLYQGEDQDAIYVFTVGSGQPPRHIRCLDPLELQDCPGLLFHGSLYWYIGNRIMVFDTTAESFRQIRAPVASDHARLFEMGDMLGVSSLNDEETAIDIWVMRDYQGEVWDFKRRIDLPAAEIRHQCQCSLSEEDVMVVPGDGELVVLVGCNGWLFQVDVNGKLIASFQPRGLNSTLYVLKQTLVQHTFFPALEGYVVNASPFI, translated from the coding sequence ATGGCGGGTGCCGCAGGTGCGACTCCTCCTCTCCTCCCCGGCCTCCCGGACGAGATCGCCATCTGGGAGATCCTCGTCCGGCTGCCCCCCAAATCCGTCCTCCGCAGCCGCGCCGTCAGCCCCGCGTGGCGCCGCGTCACCTCCACCCGCGGCTTCCTCCTGTCCCACCACGCCCGCCAGCCCGCCCTCCCCCTCCAGTACACCCACAGCATCGTCGCCGACGGCGGCGAGTCCCTGGACGTCGTCCCCTTCGACCACCGTGCAGGGGTCGCCGCCGCCGACCGGTTCCAGTGCGTCGCGCGACTGCAAAGGGCTCCCCACTTCTATCATGCTCCCCGCTTCTATCTGGAGGCCTCCTGCgacggcctcctcgttctctccttCGGCTTTGACGACATCTGCATCTGCAACCTGGCAACTCGACAGTATGCTCCGCTCCAGCAGGTTCATGGATTCAGCCCCGTGGAGCTGTATCCTCACCCCTCTACCGGTGAGTACCGACTGTTGCTGTACCAGGGTGAAGATCAAGATGCCATCTACGTTTTCACAGTAGGCTCCGGCCAGCCGCCGAGGCACATAAGGTGCCTTGATCCGCTCGAACTGCAAGATTGCCCTGGACTCCTGTTCCATGGTAGCCTATATTGGTACATAGGCAACCGGATAATGGTATTCGACACCACCGCCGAGTCGTTCCGGCAGATCCgtgctccggtggccagtgaccatGCCCGACTATTTGAGATGGGTGATATGCTTGGTGTCTCGTCTCTTAATGATGAGGAGACAGCCATTGATATCTGGGTGATGCGGGACTACCAAGGCGAGGTCTGGGATTTCAAGCGTCGGATTGACTTGCCGGCCGCGGAGATCAGGCACCAGTGTCAATGTTCTCTCTCTGAAGAGGATGTGATGGTTGTGCCTGGGGACGGTGAGTTGGTCGTGCTGGTCGGTTGTAATGGCTGGCTGTTTCAGGTTGATGTCAATGGCAAGTTGATTGCTAGTTTCCAACCCAGAGGCCTCAATTCTACTCTATATGTGCTCAAGCAGACTCTTGTTCAACATACCTTTTTTCCGGCACTAGAGGGTTATGTTGTGAATGCCTCGCCATTTATCTGA